In one Antennarius striatus isolate MH-2024 chromosome 15, ASM4005453v1, whole genome shotgun sequence genomic region, the following are encoded:
- the uqcr10 gene encoding cytochrome b-c1 complex subunit 9, translating into MSFVKTVYRSLFRRTSTFAVGILVGAVIFERVFDQGSDALFEELNRGKLWKHIKHNYESEDDEA; encoded by the exons ATGTCGTTTGTGAAGACCGTGTACCGTTCGCTCTTCAGGAGAACGTCTACATTTGCTGTAGGCATTCTAGTTGGAGCGGTGATCTTCGAGCGAGTATTCGATCAAGGTTCCGACGCGCTTTTTGAGGAACTGAATCGCGGT aAACTATGGAAACACATCAAACATAATTACGAGAGCGAAGATGATGAGGCTTAG